The Acidobacteriota bacterium sequence GCAACATACGAACAACGTTCTTCATAAAATTTTCTCCTTCTCCGAATTTACTTTCTGTTATTCAAAAGATGAAAGCCAGAATTACCATCAATGCTTCCACCATCGTTCTGCTCGTGGCTTGCATAACGGCTTTCTGGAAACTCGAGTTCTGAGAAGAATGAAAAAATATCGAAGAAAATGTTTTGTTCCTATGGTTGGCTGCTACTTGAACTCTTTTCTTGTATAAGTTCAAGAATCCTGAAAAACCTCTTGTGGTAACTTCCAATTCAAGCTTGAGAAACAACAAAGCGCGAAAGTTGTAATCTATTTTCGCGCTTTGTAAAAAATTGTGAAGTCAAATTGTCAGGAAAGTTACTCTTGGGCAATCAATTGCCGCAACACAAAGGGCAGAATGCCTCCATGTTGGTAGTAATCAATTTCGATTGCCGTATCAATTCGCAATCTGACAGGAATCGCTTCTTTGGATCCGTTGGCGCGGTGAATGATCAGCGTCACATCCTGTTGAGGTTTAACGCCACCTTCCAATCCCACGACATCAAATGTTTCTGTCCCATCCAGGCCCAGCGTTTTTGCGCTAACGCCGTCTTTGAATTGCAGCGGCAGTACACCCATGCCGACCAGATTGGAGCGGTGAATGCGCTCGAAGCTTTGCGCGACGACGGCTTTGACGCCTAACAAGCGTGTGCCTTTCGCGGCCCAGTCGCGCGAACTGCCAGTGCCGTATTCCTGGCCAGCAATCACGACCAACGGAGTGCCTTCGGCTTGATACTTGATCGCAGCGTCGTAAATGCTCATCTGTTCGCCGTTGTATTTGGTGACGCCGCCTTCCGTTCCGGGGACCATCAGATTTTTGATGCGAACATTGGCGAATGTGCCGCGCGTCATGACACGATCATTGCCGCGCCGCGAACCGTAGCTGTTGAAGTCCGCCGGTTCGACGCCGTTTTCGATCAAGTACTTTCCTGCCGGAGACGTTGCCTTGATCGAACCCGCAGGGCTGATGTGATCAGTCGTCACCGAATCGCCAAAAATTCCCAACGGCCGAGCGCCATTGATGTCGCGGATCGTCCCGGCCTCCATTCCGAAATTGTCAAAAAACGGCGGCTGTTGAATATACGTGGAAGCCTCGTTCCACTGGTACACGTCGCCCGTGCTGGACGGAATTTCATTCCACAGCGGATTTTCCGAAGTGAAGTCGGAATACAGCCGTTGGTACGTCGCAGGGTCTGTCGCCGCATACAGCAACGAACGAATTTCTTCGGTCGAAGGCCAAATGTCGCTCAAAAACACTTCCTGGTTGCCTTTGCCGATGCCAATCGGTTCTTTCGACATATCAATATCAACACGTCCGGCCAATGCGAAGGCCACCACCAGCGGCGGCGACATCAGGAAATTGGCTTTGATGTTTTGATGCACGCGCGCTTCGAAGTTGCGATTGCCGGAAAGCACGCTGGCTGCGATCAAATCATTTTGGACAACGACTTCTTCGATCTTCGGATCGAGCGGCCCTGAATTTCCGATGCAGGTCGTGCAGCCATATCCAACAACTTGAAAGCCCAACTGATCCAGAAAGGATTGCAGGTCAGTCTTATTCAAATAATCCGAAACGACGCGCGAACCGGGACCAAGAGAAGTTTTCACTTGCGGTTTTACGCGAAGGCCTTTTTCGACGGCTTTTTTGGCCAACAAACCGGCGGCAAGCATCACGCTGGGATTGGAAGTGTTCGTGCATGAAGTGATGGCGGCAATCAAAACATTCCCGTGGCCAAGTTGCGCCGATGCGGCAGGGAAGGCTTGAGCGGGAGCCTCTTCGACCAGATCGGGAGTCGGACGATTGTCCATCATCTCTACTTCGGTCTGCGTGCTGGTGTTTTTCCTGCTGACGTCATTGCCTTTGGCAGCGGGCGCGGTGGCCTGTCCCTGCTCGCCGCCACCGGTCAACGGTTCCGCCAAATGCCCGCGGACTCCAATTGCAGTTTCAAACTGTTGCTCCATTTCCGGAAGCGATTTGCCGTAACCGCCTTCGGTCACGGGTTGCTGGAACAAGTCCAGGAATTTGCCTTTCAGATTATAGAGTTCAATCCGGTCTTGCGGTCGTTTCGGCCCGGCCACGTTTGGCGTGATGGCTGCCAAATTCAATTCCAACGTCTGGCTATATTCGATTTCGCCATCTTTGGGAATGCCAAACAACCCCTGCGCTTTGAAGTAGTTACGGAACGCGTTGACTTGCTCTTCGGAACGTCCCGTCGCTTTCAGATAGTTGCAGGTTTCTTCGTCCACGCCAAAAAAGCCCATCGTCGCGCCATATTCCGGGGCCATATTGGCAATGGTCGCACGGTCGGTCAGCGACAAACTTGCCGCGCCTTCGCCGAAGTATTCAACAAATTTACCGACGACTTTGGCTTTGCGGAGCATTTCGGTGCAATGCAGCACCAGGTCTGTGGCCGTAACGCCTTCTTTCAATTCGCCTGTCATGTGAACGCCGACAACGTCCGGCGTCAGGAAATACACGGGCTGTCCCAACATTCCAGCTTCGGCTTCGATGCCGCCGACTCCCCAGGCCACGACGCCCAGTCCGTTGATCATTGTTGTGTGCGAATCGGTTCCGACCAGCGTGTCAGGATAATAAACGCCGTCTTTTTCCAGGACGCCTTTGGCCAGATATTCCAGATTGACCTGATGCACAATGCCAATACCCGGCGGGACAACTTTGAAAGTATCAAATGCCTGCATGCCCCATTTCAAAAACTCGTAGCGTTGCCGGTTGCGTTCAAACTCAATGGCCATGTTTTGTTGCAACGCGTTGGAAGTTCCCGCCACGTCCACTTGCACAGAATGGTCAACCACCAAATCCACCGGGACAAGCGGTTCGATCAGCTTCGGATTTTTGCCCAACGCAGCCACGGTCGAACGCATTGCCGCCAAATCCACCAACAGCGGCACGCCTGTGAAATCCTGCAACACGATGCGCGCGACGACGAAAGGAATCTCCGCCGTGCGCTCGGCATTGGCTTTCCAGTTGGCCAGCGCGCGCACGTCGTCTTCTTTGACTTTCTTGCCGTCGCAATTGCGCAGCACCGATTCCAGCACGATGCGAATGCTGACCGGCAATTTCGAGATCGGTCCGACGCCCTGCTTTTCCAATTCCGGCAGTGAATAAAACTTGCCCAGCTTTCCGTTTCCTAAATCGAATGATTGATTGGTGTTGAAAAGGTTATGTGACATTTCGAGTTTTCCCTGACTTAGAAAGAAGTTTGGCACGATGGATAGGGCGCAGGCAGAAGCTTCAGGCGGCGCGGCTCCTCGTGCGGATTTTTGAGTTGAATGGTAGTAAGCCGGAGTGTACGTGTCGCTCGCGCACATCGTCAAGCAACTGCCTTACGATTGAGCCACTTATGAATGTGTCGTGCCATTTACAAACGCAAGACTACTTTGATTCTTTGACCTTATACTTGCAATGCCATCAAGAAAAGAAAACATCTTGGGCGAAAAGCATTCAAGAGACGCAATACGCGTCATTGAGAAAGGACAGGAAATGAATCTTTTTTGGGAAGAGTTGGCCGCTGGATTGCCGGATCCGGCGCAGCTTGTACGCATCATGACACGGCTGATTGTCGCCGCGATTGTTGGAGCTGTCGTGGGCATTCAACGAGAGCGCGCGGGAAAGTCGGCGGGCTTGCGAACTCACATGCTGGTTTCCTTGGGCGCGACCTTGTTCGTGCTGGCGGGGGTTGAATTCGGGATGAGTTCGAGTGATCTGTCGCGCGTGATTCAAGGCATTATCACCGGCATAGGCTTTATCGGCGGCGGAGCAATTCTCAAACAAAATGAGGAAGGACACGTGAAGGGGCTGACGACGGCGGCGGGGATTTGGATGACCTCGACATTGGGTGTGGCAGTTGGATTAGGGCGATATGGCGCGGCTTTAATCAGTGCAGCCCTGACGTGGGTGGTCTTGGCGATCATCGGGGAAATTGAGTTTCGGATCGAACGAGCGCGAAAAGCGAGAGGGAACCGGGAACGAGCCTGATCGTTGGTTTTGCTTGTCAACTTTGTACGCCTAATCCAAAATGCCTGCCCAACAGAGCGTTCGCTTACTTTCGGCTCGCACAACTTTACAGGAGGATCAGTTCAATGCCATCCATCCCAACCGTTCGTGGCGCGGTTGAAACGTCACAGCTAGGTGTGACATTGATGCACGAACACATCTTCGTGCTTTCAACGGAAATCATGCAGAACTTTCCGGAACAGTGGGGCGACGAAGAGCAGCGCCTTGCCGATGCCGTCAAGCGAATGAATGAACTGAAGGCGCGTGGCGTGGACACGGTCGTTGACCTGACGGTAATTGGGCTTGGGCGGTACATTCCTCGCATTCAGCGAATCGCAGAACAAACTGCGATCAACATCATCGTGGCGACGGGCGTTTACACCTACAACGACCTGCCGTTTTACTTTCACTTCCAAGGGCCTGGAACAATTCTGGGCGGCGAAGAACCGATGGTGGAAATGTTCATTCGCGACATTGAACAGGGGATTGCCGACACAGGCGTCAAAGCCGGAATCCTGAAATGCGCGACGGATCAACCCGGCGTGACTCCGGGAGTCGAACGCGTGTTGCGCGCCGTGGCTCAGGCACATCGGCGCACGGGCGTTCCGATTTCGACGCACACGCATGCCCACACCAAACGCGGATTGGAACAGCAGAAGATTTTTCAGGAAGAAGGCGTGGATTTGACGCGCGTCGTCATCGGTCACAGCGGAGACACGACGGACATTGGCTATTTGGAAGAATTGATCGGCAGCGGCTCTTACATCGGCATGGATCGGTTCGGCATTGATACTTTGCTACCGTTTGAAGATCGTGTGGCGACGGTTGCCAAGCTGTGCGAACGCGGCCACGCCGACAAAATGGTGCTGTCGCACGATGCGGCCTGCGTCAACGATTGGTTGCCGGAACGCGCGCTGCCCGCGATTTTGCCGAACTGGCATTACCTGCACATTCACAACGACGTAATCCCCGCGCTGAAATCACGCGGTGTGACTGATGAACAGCTCAACACGATGCTGGTGGAAAACCCTCGCAAGATTTTTGAACGACAAGGAGCCTATTGATGATTCGTCCATTCAACTATTCCGGCGTGACTCGCGGAGCCGATGGGATTTTGCGTTATGACAATCTGCAAAACTCACTGGTGGAAATGCTGCGCGCAACGACTGATCAAGCGCCGAACAACGAAGCCGTGGTGGAATTGGGCGGCGAGCGCGTCAGTTACCGGCAACTGTGGGATCGAGCGGCTCGCGTTGCGGGCGGGTTGAACGCGATGGGCGTCGGCAAAGGTGACCGCGTGGCAATCCAGCTCGGCAATGGTTTGAACTGGTGTGTGGCTTTTTGGGGAATTCAATTGGTCGGCGCGATTGCCGTCCCGGTCAACACGCGGTTTGCCGAACCGGAAGTCGAATACGTTATCAATGATTCTGGCTCCAAGTTTTCTTTCGAGCCTGGAAACGCCTTGCCGGATGGCACGCCGTTCGCCATCGAAAATTTGCAGCCGGAAGACGCTTCCGCCATTTTTTACACCAGCGGCACGACGGGCTTTCCGAAAGGCGCAATTACCACGCACGCCAACTTTTTAACCAACAATGAAAACTGCGTTCGCGTGGTGAATCTGCCGACTGACGGCAGCGTCCGTACGCTGATTTCCGTTCCGCTGTTTCACGTTACGGGCTGCAATTCGCAATTTCTGTGCTGCTGCCAAAGCGGCAGCGCGTCCGTTGTGATGCCCGCATTCAATGTGCAGGAATTTCTAAAAGCCATCGTCAATGAGCGTACAAATATCGTGACTTCCGTTCCGGCGATTCACTGGCTGGCCATCAGCCAGCCGAACTTCAAGGAATTCGATGTCAGCCACGTTCGCTGGCTGACGTATGGCGGAGCGCCGATTGCGCCGGAACTGGTCGGCAAATTGATCGCAGCGTTTCCGAATGCGCGCGTCGGCAATGGCTTTGGATTGTCCGAAACATCATCTGTGGCGACCTTTTTGCCGCATGAGTATTCATTTGAACACGCCGATTCCGTGGGCTTTGCCGCTCCCGTTGTGGATTTGCAGTTGTTTGAAGTTGACGAAGAAAGCGGCGTCGGCGAATTGCTGATTCGTGGCGCAAATGTCGTCAAAGGCTACTGGAACAAACCCGAAGCGACCGAAGCGGCGTTCGTTGACGGTTGGCTGCACACGGGCGATATGGCGCGGATCAGCGACGAAGGATTCGTGTACATCGTGGATCGCAAGAAAGACATGATTTGCCGCGGCGGCGAAAATGTGTATTGCGTCGAAGTCGAAAACGCGTTGGCGGCTCATCCGGCGGTGTTTGAAGTCGCCGTCATCGGCGTTCCAGACGAAGTGATGGGCGAAAAAGTCGGCGCCGTGATTGTGCTCAGGCCGGGGCAGCAACTCGAAGTCGCCGATTTGATTGCGTTTGCTCGCAAACATCTGGCCGATTTCAAAGTGCCTCAGTACGTCATCGTTCGCGCGGAACTGTTGCCGCGAAATCCCGGTGGCAAAATTCTCAAACCTGCTTTGCGAAATTCTGTCGAGTGGGGCAAGGCAATTCGTTAAAGTGCAAGAACTGTGGTGAGGCAAAATGAAGAAGTTGATCTTGGCAATTTGCACTGTCGCATGCTTCGTGGGCAGCTTCGAATCTTGTGGTCGAGCCATCAGGTATGGCGCTGAAACATCCTCAAACCCGCACCCTTCGGCTGAAGCAATTACATGGGGGCCACGATATTCGAAAGCCGGTTTTGCTCTTCTAATTGCAGGCCTTACCTGTGCCGTTCTTCTAATCGTAACTTTTGTGAAAGGCCGAAATCAGAAAGACCGAAAAAAATAATTTGAGAGCAAAGTACCAATGAGCACTATCAAACAAACTTTGGAAGCACTATCACCTTATGCGGCCAAACCCTGGCTGAAACATTACGATTTCTGGGTTCCGGCGGAATTGAATCTGCCGCGCCAACCGCTCTACCAAATTCTGCAAATCGCCAGCAGTTGTTTTCGGGATAAACCGGCAACGGGATTTCTGGGCGCGTTTCTGACCTTCGGCGAAGTCAAAGCGCAGGTGGATCGGCTGGCGACCGCCCTGGCAAAGCTTGGCGTCGTCAAAGGTGACCGCGTCGGCATCATGCTGCCGAACTGCCCGCAGTATTTGATCAGCTTTTTCGCCATCGTTCGGTTGGGAGCGATTGTCACCAACGTCAATCCGATTTATACGCCGCGTGAAGTCGAAGCCGTCGCCAAAGATTCCGGCATGAAAGCCATTATCGTGCTCAACCTGATGGCGCAAACGGTGCTCAGTGTTCGCGACAATACAGCCATTGAAAACGTGATTGTCACCAGCATTCAGGAATACTCGGCCAATCCGGAAATTGCGCCTTCGGTTCCGGCTGGGACTTTGTCGTTCGGCGAACTGACCGGCGAATCGGCGCAAATTGATTTGCCGCGCGTCGGCATTACGCCCGAAGAAGATGTAGCGGTATTGCAATATACAGGCGGAACGACCGGCGTTCCCAAAGGCGCAATGCTGACGCATTACAACTTGTACGCAAACGTCATTCAATCTTATGTTTGGGGCCGGGAACTGACGCAGCGCGGAGACGAGCGGTACCTGAT is a genomic window containing:
- a CDS encoding aconitate hydratase, whose protein sequence is MSHNLFNTNQSFDLGNGKLGKFYSLPELEKQGVGPISKLPVSIRIVLESVLRNCDGKKVKEDDVRALANWKANAERTAEIPFVVARIVLQDFTGVPLLVDLAAMRSTVAALGKNPKLIEPLVPVDLVVDHSVQVDVAGTSNALQQNMAIEFERNRQRYEFLKWGMQAFDTFKVVPPGIGIVHQVNLEYLAKGVLEKDGVYYPDTLVGTDSHTTMINGLGVVAWGVGGIEAEAGMLGQPVYFLTPDVVGVHMTGELKEGVTATDLVLHCTEMLRKAKVVGKFVEYFGEGAASLSLTDRATIANMAPEYGATMGFFGVDEETCNYLKATGRSEEQVNAFRNYFKAQGLFGIPKDGEIEYSQTLELNLAAITPNVAGPKRPQDRIELYNLKGKFLDLFQQPVTEGGYGKSLPEMEQQFETAIGVRGHLAEPLTGGGEQGQATAPAAKGNDVSRKNTSTQTEVEMMDNRPTPDLVEEAPAQAFPAASAQLGHGNVLIAAITSCTNTSNPSVMLAAGLLAKKAVEKGLRVKPQVKTSLGPGSRVVSDYLNKTDLQSFLDQLGFQVVGYGCTTCIGNSGPLDPKIEEVVVQNDLIAASVLSGNRNFEARVHQNIKANFLMSPPLVVAFALAGRVDIDMSKEPIGIGKGNQEVFLSDIWPSTEEIRSLLYAATDPATYQRLYSDFTSENPLWNEIPSSTGDVYQWNEASTYIQQPPFFDNFGMEAGTIRDINGARPLGIFGDSVTTDHISPAGSIKATSPAGKYLIENGVEPADFNSYGSRRGNDRVMTRGTFANVRIKNLMVPGTEGGVTKYNGEQMSIYDAAIKYQAEGTPLVVIAGQEYGTGSSRDWAAKGTRLLGVKAVVAQSFERIHRSNLVGMGVLPLQFKDGVSAKTLGLDGTETFDVVGLEGGVKPQQDVTLIIHRANGSKEAIPVRLRIDTAIEIDYYQHGGILPFVLRQLIAQE
- a CDS encoding MgtC/SapB family protein; this translates as MNLFWEELAAGLPDPAQLVRIMTRLIVAAIVGAVVGIQRERAGKSAGLRTHMLVSLGATLFVLAGVEFGMSSSDLSRVIQGIITGIGFIGGGAILKQNEEGHVKGLTTAAGIWMTSTLGVAVGLGRYGAALISAALTWVVLAIIGEIEFRIERARKARGNRERA
- a CDS encoding phosphotriesterase-related protein; protein product: MPSIPTVRGAVETSQLGVTLMHEHIFVLSTEIMQNFPEQWGDEEQRLADAVKRMNELKARGVDTVVDLTVIGLGRYIPRIQRIAEQTAINIIVATGVYTYNDLPFYFHFQGPGTILGGEEPMVEMFIRDIEQGIADTGVKAGILKCATDQPGVTPGVERVLRAVAQAHRRTGVPISTHTHAHTKRGLEQQKIFQEEGVDLTRVVIGHSGDTTDIGYLEELIGSGSYIGMDRFGIDTLLPFEDRVATVAKLCERGHADKMVLSHDAACVNDWLPERALPAILPNWHYLHIHNDVIPALKSRGVTDEQLNTMLVENPRKIFERQGAY
- a CDS encoding AMP-binding protein; protein product: MIRPFNYSGVTRGADGILRYDNLQNSLVEMLRATTDQAPNNEAVVELGGERVSYRQLWDRAARVAGGLNAMGVGKGDRVAIQLGNGLNWCVAFWGIQLVGAIAVPVNTRFAEPEVEYVINDSGSKFSFEPGNALPDGTPFAIENLQPEDASAIFYTSGTTGFPKGAITTHANFLTNNENCVRVVNLPTDGSVRTLISVPLFHVTGCNSQFLCCCQSGSASVVMPAFNVQEFLKAIVNERTNIVTSVPAIHWLAISQPNFKEFDVSHVRWLTYGGAPIAPELVGKLIAAFPNARVGNGFGLSETSSVATFLPHEYSFEHADSVGFAAPVVDLQLFEVDEESGVGELLIRGANVVKGYWNKPEATEAAFVDGWLHTGDMARISDEGFVYIVDRKKDMICRGGENVYCVEVENALAAHPAVFEVAVIGVPDEVMGEKVGAVIVLRPGQQLEVADLIAFARKHLADFKVPQYVIVRAELLPRNPGGKILKPALRNSVEWGKAIR